A stretch of Ectothiorhodospiraceae bacterium BW-2 DNA encodes these proteins:
- a CDS encoding Rne/Rng family ribonuclease, producing MKKMLFNATQPEELRLALVDGQRLYDLDIESSSSEQKKSNIYKGKITRIESSLEAAFVDYGAERHGFLPLKEISRSYFSSDMKPGSRIDIKEVMREGTEVLIQVKKEERGNKGAALTTFLSLAGRYLVLMPNNPRAGGVSRRIEGDERGEIRSIMGQLQIPDDMGVIVRTAGVGKNIEDLQWDLDYLLQLYQAIIDASEREKAPALIFQEGNVILRAIRDYLRNDINEVIIDQKQMFIEAQEFMQRVMPKNLNKIKFYDDPIPLFTRYQIESQIETAFMRELTLPSGGAIVIDHTEALVSIDINSARSTRGSDIEETALTTNLEAAEEIARQLRLRDIGGLIVIDFIDMTPTRNQREVENRLRDCLKLDRARVQVGRISRFGLLEMSRQRIRTSLGDSSSITCPRCSGQGTIRTTKSLALSILRLIEEEANKEKTGEIQAQLPISVATYLLNEKRYAISEIERRLGIRIVLIPNSHLDTPSYELNRIRHRDISAREEDDASFDMVDETLTSAYELDYQQPLTSRSQPALARLPDPLRPPPSTLIGDEIPPQPVSTSGREQRGGFLRRLMSTLFIKDDNPTTETNKQPQTAQEVAAAPTPSSSQNGTNAQSDNGSSNSRNRRRRNNRKKSNRDSSNDNSAALEGSRDSDRESVIEEETPPPKPSDSSKAEKHSAPAKSHPKEPPLEKAEPKEEEKEKEPQNGSTDTTEEGSHNRRRRGTGRKASEKKAREESGHNTSAAVADISPPQQRAAPTAAETSDTDRNEPPTPEVAEVAEVVLSTEVKSESESESENATTTVEPPTPPESEAATTTVEPPTAVADYEPEPEPEPEPEPEPAATTPTTSEPEIEPEIELAQQAPTEAPAAVEEGEEEESFERKTAPRKPRSRTLRSRSRNRRTNRPPSANGELAFVPNPEPEADIATPPLPAESIEPPTKE from the coding sequence ATGAAAAAAATGCTTTTTAACGCAACTCAACCGGAAGAGTTACGCTTAGCGCTGGTCGATGGCCAGCGGCTCTACGATCTGGATATCGAAAGCTCCTCTTCTGAGCAGAAAAAATCCAATATCTATAAAGGGAAGATTACCCGCATTGAGTCGAGCCTTGAGGCCGCCTTCGTTGACTATGGCGCCGAACGCCACGGCTTTCTGCCGCTAAAGGAGATATCTCGCAGCTACTTTAGTTCCGATATGAAACCGGGTAGCCGCATCGATATCAAAGAGGTGATGCGAGAGGGCACCGAGGTGCTCATTCAGGTTAAAAAGGAGGAGCGTGGCAACAAAGGCGCTGCGCTGACAACCTTTTTAAGTCTCGCCGGTCGCTATCTAGTGCTGATGCCCAATAATCCTCGTGCGGGCGGTGTTTCACGCCGCATTGAGGGCGATGAGCGGGGAGAGATTCGCTCCATTATGGGGCAGTTACAGATCCCCGATGATATGGGCGTCATCGTCCGCACTGCGGGCGTGGGTAAAAATATTGAAGATCTACAGTGGGATCTCGACTACCTGCTACAGCTCTACCAGGCCATTATCGATGCTAGCGAGCGCGAAAAGGCTCCCGCCCTTATCTTTCAGGAGGGCAATGTTATCCTTAGAGCGATTCGTGACTATCTGCGCAACGATATTAATGAGGTCATTATCGACCAAAAGCAGATGTTTATCGAAGCGCAAGAGTTCATGCAGCGGGTGATGCCAAAAAATTTGAATAAAATCAAATTTTATGACGACCCCATCCCCCTCTTTACCCGTTACCAGATCGAATCGCAGATCGAAACGGCATTTATGCGCGAACTGACCCTCCCCTCCGGCGGGGCGATTGTGATAGATCACACAGAGGCACTCGTCTCCATCGACATCAACTCGGCCCGCTCCACTCGCGGTAGCGATATTGAGGAGACCGCCCTAACGACCAATCTGGAGGCGGCAGAGGAGATCGCCCGCCAACTACGGCTACGAGACATTGGCGGTCTGATTGTCATCGACTTTATCGATATGACCCCTACCCGCAACCAACGCGAGGTCGAGAATAGACTACGCGACTGCCTTAAGCTCGATCGTGCTCGGGTACAGGTCGGACGGATCTCCCGCTTCGGACTGTTAGAGATGTCACGACAGCGCATTCGCACCTCCCTAGGCGACTCTAGCTCCATCACCTGCCCACGCTGTAGTGGCCAAGGCACCATCCGTACCACCAAATCGCTAGCCTTATCGATTCTGCGTCTGATTGAGGAGGAGGCGAATAAAGAGAAGACTGGTGAGATTCAGGCGCAGCTACCGATTTCGGTCGCTACCTATCTACTTAATGAGAAGCGCTATGCCATTAGCGAGATCGAGCGCCGGCTCGGGATCCGTATTGTCCTGATCCCCAACTCCCATCTCGACACCCCTAGCTATGAACTGAATCGTATTCGCCACCGCGACATCTCCGCTCGGGAGGAGGATGACGCTAGTTTCGATATGGTAGATGAGACGCTTACCAGCGCCTACGAACTCGACTATCAACAGCCACTCACCAGCCGCAGCCAACCGGCCCTCGCTCGCCTTCCCGATCCGCTTCGCCCACCCCCTTCGACACTGATAGGCGATGAGATCCCCCCCCAACCCGTCTCGACGAGTGGTCGCGAACAGCGAGGGGGCTTTTTACGCCGCCTAATGTCAACGCTGTTTATTAAAGACGATAACCCCACCACTGAGACAAACAAGCAGCCCCAAACCGCTCAAGAGGTCGCCGCCGCGCCAACACCTAGCAGCAGCCAAAACGGTACCAACGCCCAAAGTGACAACGGCAGCAGTAACAGCCGCAATCGTCGTCGCCGTAACAATCGCAAAAAATCGAACCGCGACAGTAGCAATGACAATAGCGCCGCCCTAGAGGGTAGTCGTGACAGCGACAGAGAGTCGGTCATAGAGGAGGAGACCCCCCCCCCAAAGCCGTCCGATAGCTCAAAAGCAGAGAAGCATAGCGCTCCTGCTAAGTCACATCCCAAAGAGCCCCCCCTTGAGAAGGCCGAGCCGAAGGAGGAGGAGAAGGAGAAGGAACCCCAAAACGGCTCAACCGACACGACAGAAGAGGGCAGCCATAACCGCCGCCGACGCGGAACCGGTCGCAAAGCTAGCGAAAAAAAGGCGCGTGAGGAGAGCGGACACAACACATCTGCCGCAGTCGCCGACATCTCGCCTCCCCAACAGAGAGCTGCGCCCACCGCAGCGGAAACTAGCGACACCGACCGCAATGAACCACCGACACCCGAGGTAGCCGAGGTAGCCGAGGTAGTCCTCTCCACCGAAGTGAAGAGTGAGAGTGAGAGTGAGAGTGAGAACGCCACCACGACGGTAGAGCCGCCGACACCACCGGAGAGCGAAGCGGCAACCACGACGGTAGAGCCGCCGACAGCCGTGGCCGACTATGAACCAGAACCAGAACCAGAACCAGAACCAGAACCAGAACCGGCCGCAACGACCCCTACCACTAGCGAACCCGAGATCGAACCCGAGATCGAACTAGCGCAACAGGCCCCAACAGAGGCACCCGCTGCGGTCGAAGAGGGCGAAGAGGAGGAGTCTTTTGAACGCAAAACAGCCCCCCGCAAACCACGCAGTCGGACTCTACGCAGCCGCAGCCGTAATCGCCGCACCAATCGCCCCCCCTCCGCCAACGGTGAATTAGCGTTTGTTCCCAATCCGGAGCCCGAAGCCGATATCGCCACGCCCCCCCTCCCCGCAGAGTCGATAGAGCCCCCAACCAAGGAGTAG
- a CDS encoding response regulator — translation MSRPTASTASQLLPMPQRIYALRMAIMVAMSGSLFSAIGYALIHILLPLTLLEQQSYLPWLILCGGLIVTAMFAVLQYRTVIKAVSQVVDSKRRLLETQAQEHDLALFSERLSLATRTAMVGIWDFDITRNRLIWDESMFSLFGVQNCSKIVSLETWQMAIHPDDFARADEAMYQSLQSGANFDIEYRIIRPDGEIRYLHAMAAVRCDELGRAQRLVGVNIDISRSKLAEQALQEERQLFVAGPTVVFKWLPQEGWPVRYVSQNVDKVLGYRAEELMSGAISYPALLHPDDLPTVAQDIDGYIADPSMAHFQQCYRLQRRNGEFFWVDDFTYMVRSKSGEVVALNGYILDVTERIKLQQQQRQTLEQAEELNAKLEQQTLQAEAASRAKSEFLANMSHEIRTPMNGVIGMAELLLQSQLDQHQQRYARIAWSSAKSLLDIINDILDFSKIEAGKMELERVSYNLRDFIDELVAMMAVRSLEKGLELVMLVSPELPEWIEGDPVRTRQVLVNLIGNAIKFTHQGDIVVRLEPTLGSDGEPQLYCTVEDSGIGISERRLKQLFQAFSQAEHSTTREYGGTGLGLAISRQLVLLQGGEIGVQSREGRGSRFWFTLPLYPVVNAPSKPLPDFSRYSVLLCEPHAVAAEALQQLLLRLHFRSFYRERWQGLTETELPEALDLVMVSIDSEADIAPLLQPQSWWQGAAPHLLILSKIQLPQPLPAGEGGTWASVDWLPKPVSQFDLLHFLRRLSDEAPSLRQHEIADSSQQADRGALPLLLVDDNRVNQLVGEEMLKQLGYRCEIAAEGAAALQKLQQFDYGLVLMDVNMPVMDGLEATQRIRAPETPVRRHDIPIVAMTANAMSGDRERCLEAGMDDYLSKPLQLNSLQLMLERWLQQPQLADEGVREQSGESGGSPRPVMPLFELSRLEYCFGSCERSELMAVMVRYQRELPLLLQQLHPLLAAEVEPRLLEGRMQLLIALLERAGAPPLLLGAKELQQQLQAQHWAEAALQLRQLQRLTEQWCSEVGRWLAQ, via the coding sequence ATGAGTAGGCCTACCGCCTCTACTGCATCGCAGTTGTTGCCGATGCCACAGCGCATCTATGCGCTACGGATGGCCATTATGGTGGCGATGAGTGGCAGCCTCTTTAGCGCCATCGGCTATGCGCTCATCCATATTCTGCTGCCGCTAACGCTATTAGAGCAGCAGAGCTACCTCCCTTGGTTAATCCTGTGCGGGGGATTGATCGTCACCGCGATGTTTGCCGTGCTGCAATACCGAACGGTGATTAAAGCGGTCAGCCAGGTGGTAGATAGTAAACGGCGTCTGCTTGAGACGCAGGCGCAGGAGCACGATTTAGCACTCTTCTCTGAGCGGCTCTCGTTAGCGACCCGCACCGCCATGGTGGGGATATGGGACTTCGATATTACCCGCAATCGCCTGATTTGGGATGAGTCGATGTTTAGCCTGTTCGGGGTACAAAACTGCTCGAAAATCGTCTCGCTAGAGACTTGGCAGATGGCGATCCACCCCGATGATTTTGCCCGCGCTGACGAGGCGATGTACCAGTCGCTTCAAAGTGGAGCTAACTTCGATATCGAGTATCGTATTATCCGCCCCGATGGGGAGATCCGTTACCTGCACGCGATGGCTGCGGTGCGCTGTGATGAGTTAGGGCGGGCGCAGCGGCTAGTAGGGGTGAATATCGATATTAGCCGCAGTAAACTAGCAGAGCAGGCGTTGCAAGAGGAGCGGCAGCTCTTCGTCGCCGGCCCCACCGTGGTCTTTAAGTGGCTACCGCAAGAGGGGTGGCCGGTGCGCTATGTGTCACAAAATGTCGATAAGGTGCTCGGCTATCGTGCTGAGGAGTTGATGTCGGGTGCTATCAGCTACCCCGCACTACTTCACCCCGATGATCTGCCGACCGTGGCGCAAGATATCGATGGCTATATTGCCGATCCTAGTATGGCCCACTTTCAGCAGTGTTACCGGCTACAGCGTCGCAATGGAGAGTTTTTTTGGGTAGATGACTTCACCTATATGGTTCGCAGCAAGAGCGGCGAAGTGGTCGCCCTGAACGGTTACATTCTCGATGTGACCGAGCGAATTAAGCTACAGCAGCAGCAGCGGCAGACATTAGAGCAGGCCGAGGAGCTAAACGCTAAACTGGAGCAGCAGACGCTTCAGGCAGAGGCAGCGAGTCGGGCTAAAAGCGAGTTTTTAGCCAATATGAGCCATGAGATTCGCACCCCCATGAATGGCGTGATCGGCATGGCGGAACTGCTGCTGCAAAGCCAGCTCGATCAGCATCAGCAGCGCTACGCGCGTATCGCCTGGTCGAGTGCTAAGTCGCTGCTAGATATTATTAACGATATTCTCGACTTTTCCAAAATTGAGGCCGGCAAGATGGAGCTTGAGCGGGTGAGCTACAACCTGCGTGACTTTATCGATGAGTTGGTGGCGATGATGGCGGTTCGTAGCCTCGAAAAGGGGCTAGAGCTGGTGATGCTGGTCTCACCAGAGCTGCCGGAGTGGATTGAGGGCGATCCGGTACGGACTCGGCAGGTGTTGGTTAATCTCATTGGTAATGCGATAAAATTTACCCATCAGGGCGATATTGTGGTGCGGTTAGAGCCAACACTTGGCTCTGATGGCGAGCCGCAGCTCTACTGCACCGTAGAGGATAGCGGTATAGGTATTTCGGAGCGGAGGCTAAAGCAGCTATTTCAAGCCTTTAGTCAAGCGGAGCACTCTACCACCCGCGAGTATGGCGGTACCGGACTGGGGCTAGCGATTAGTCGGCAGCTAGTCCTGCTTCAGGGGGGGGAGATAGGGGTGCAGAGTCGGGAGGGGAGAGGGAGTCGGTTTTGGTTTACCCTGCCGCTCTATCCGGTGGTTAACGCCCCCTCTAAACCGCTACCCGACTTTAGTCGCTACAGCGTACTGTTGTGTGAGCCGCACGCCGTTGCGGCTGAGGCGCTGCAGCAACTGTTGCTGCGTCTGCACTTTCGTAGCTTCTATCGGGAGAGGTGGCAAGGTTTAACCGAAACAGAGCTACCAGAGGCTCTCGATTTGGTGATGGTTAGTATCGATAGCGAAGCCGATATTGCGCCGCTGTTGCAGCCACAGAGCTGGTGGCAAGGGGCGGCTCCCCACCTATTGATTTTAAGCAAAATCCAGTTGCCGCAGCCATTACCGGCTGGGGAGGGGGGCACTTGGGCGTCGGTCGATTGGTTACCGAAACCGGTATCGCAGTTTGATCTGCTCCACTTTTTACGACGCTTATCCGATGAAGCGCCCTCTCTGCGTCAGCATGAGATAGCCGACTCGTCACAACAAGCGGATCGGGGGGCGCTGCCGCTGTTACTCGTCGATGATAATCGGGTTAATCAGCTTGTAGGTGAGGAGATGTTAAAACAGCTCGGCTATCGGTGCGAGATCGCCGCAGAGGGGGCTGCGGCGCTGCAAAAGTTGCAGCAGTTTGACTACGGCCTAGTGCTCATGGATGTCAATATGCCAGTGATGGATGGCCTAGAGGCGACGCAGCGTATTCGTGCCCCTGAGACACCCGTGCGTCGTCACGATATCCCCATTGTGGCGATGACTGCTAATGCGATGAGTGGTGATCGGGAGCGCTGTCTGGAAGCCGGCATGGATGATTACTTAAGTAAACCGCTTCAGCTTAACTCGCTACAGCTAATGTTGGAGCGTTGGTTACAGCAGCCGCAGCTAGCGGACGAGGGCGTGAGGGAGCAGAGTGGCGAGAGTGGGGGGAGTCCTCGTCCCGTTATGCCGCTGTTTGAGTTGAGTCGTCTTGAGTACTGCTTTGGCAGTTGTGAGCGATCTGAGTTGATGGCGGTGATGGTGCGATATCAGCGCGAGCTGCCTCTGCTACTGCAGCAGCTACACCCCCTGCTTGCGGCAGAGGTCGAGCCGAGGCTGCTTGAGGGGAGGATGCAGCTATTGATAGCACTGCTCGAACGCGCCGGCGCACCGCCGCTTTTGCTTGGAGCTAAAGAGCTACAGCAGCAGTTGCAGGCGCAGCACTGGGCTGAGGCGGCGCTGCAGCTACGGCAGCTACAGCGACTGACCGAACAGTGGTGCAGTGAAGTGGGACGATGGCTTGCTCAATAA
- the moeB gene encoding molybdopterin-synthase adenylyltransferase MoeB, whose product MNDSELLRYSRQIMLPQIDIDGQQRLGRAKVALVGLGGLGVPAATYLASAGVGSLTLIDFDTIELSNLQRQPLYRDRDCGRYKVEVAAERLRQLAPALSCTTIERRLAAEELDDILNGHQLILDCSDNFATRFAINRSCYRLRVPLISAAATAFEAQLTLFDYNRGTGCYRCLYPDEAAIEEQSCATTGVVAPLVGIFGAMQALEAIKWLTGAGEPLVGRLLIADLLYQQWRTIGLRADPDCPVCGGE is encoded by the coding sequence ATGAACGATAGCGAGCTGTTGCGCTACAGTCGGCAGATTATGCTGCCGCAGATTGACATCGACGGACAGCAACGGTTAGGGCGGGCTAAGGTAGCGCTTGTCGGTCTCGGCGGCTTAGGGGTGCCGGCTGCCACCTACCTCGCTAGCGCCGGCGTGGGGTCGCTGACACTGATCGATTTTGACACGATTGAGCTGAGTAATTTACAAAGGCAGCCGCTCTATCGTGACCGCGACTGTGGTCGTTACAAGGTCGAAGTGGCAGCAGAGCGGCTGCGGCAGCTAGCGCCAGCGCTTAGCTGTACGACTATTGAGCGCCGACTAGCGGCCGAAGAGCTTGATGACATCTTGAATGGCCACCAGCTAATCCTCGACTGTAGTGATAACTTTGCCACCCGCTTTGCCATTAATCGTAGCTGTTATCGCCTGAGAGTACCACTGATCTCTGCGGCGGCAACCGCCTTTGAGGCGCAGTTAACTCTGTTCGATTATAATCGGGGCACAGGGTGCTATCGCTGTCTCTACCCTGATGAGGCAGCCATTGAGGAGCAGAGCTGTGCGACCACCGGAGTGGTTGCCCCGCTGGTTGGGATCTTTGGAGCGATGCAGGCGCTAGAGGCGATTAAGTGGTTAACGGGGGCAGGGGAGCCGCTAGTTGGGCGGTTATTGATTGCCGATCTGCTCTACCAGCAGTGGCGTACGATAGGATTACGAGCCGATCCGGACTGTCCAGTCTGTGGCGGAGAATAG
- the prmC gene encoding peptide chain release factor N(5)-glutamine methyltransferase produces MAELPPTIAAVLKQAAPTLQGVSERGRFEAELLLAEVLGRDRSYLHTWPERVLTATEQRHFHQWLQQRQQGVPVAYILGRRDFWRLTLSVNRDTLIPRPETETLLEQALLRLPLAQERRVVDLGCGSGAIALALAQERPQCDIHAVELAEATLAVAKQNGMANGLSVSWHNGSWFEPLRGMSFDMVVANPPYLAADSPWLAAGDLRFEPRGALVAAEAGLADLKHIIDQAGDYLLAGGWLLVEQGYNQAEAVKRLFIDSGFFNIGHAVDLQGIVRVTFGQWQARGESDEWG; encoded by the coding sequence ATGGCTGAGCTGCCCCCTACCATCGCCGCTGTGCTAAAGCAGGCGGCACCTACGCTACAAGGTGTGAGTGAGCGTGGCCGTTTCGAGGCCGAGCTGTTGCTAGCCGAGGTACTCGGTAGAGATCGCAGCTACTTGCACACCTGGCCCGAAAGGGTACTAACGGCCACTGAACAGCGCCACTTTCACCAGTGGTTACAGCAGCGACAGCAGGGGGTGCCGGTGGCCTATATTCTTGGTCGGCGCGACTTTTGGAGACTCACCCTAAGCGTCAATCGCGATACCCTAATTCCGCGTCCTGAGACCGAAACTCTGCTAGAGCAGGCGCTATTGCGTCTGCCACTAGCGCAGGAGCGGCGGGTAGTCGATTTAGGCTGTGGTAGTGGTGCGATTGCCCTAGCGTTAGCGCAGGAGCGGCCACAGTGCGACATTCACGCCGTAGAGCTTGCCGAGGCGACTTTAGCGGTCGCTAAACAGAACGGGATGGCGAATGGCTTGTCGGTCTCGTGGCACAACGGTAGCTGGTTTGAGCCACTGCGGGGAATGAGCTTCGATATGGTCGTGGCCAACCCCCCCTATCTCGCCGCCGACTCACCGTGGTTAGCTGCGGGGGATCTCCGTTTTGAGCCGCGAGGGGCGCTAGTCGCCGCTGAGGCGGGGCTAGCCGATTTAAAGCACATTATTGATCAAGCAGGTGACTATTTGCTTGCGGGAGGTTGGCTACTGGTGGAACAGGGGTATAATCAGGCCGAAGCGGTAAAGAGGCTGTTTATCGATAGCGGCTTCTTTAACATCGGTCATGCCGTCGATCTACAGGGGATTGTACGGGTGACATTCGGCCAGTGGCAAGCGAGGGGAGAGAGCGATGAGTGGGGATGA
- the prfA gene encoding peptide chain release factor 1 → MKPSIAQKLETLSERFIEISALLSEPEIIADQNRFRELSQEYAQLKPVVDCFNSYQRALEDCATATEMLREEEAELRQMAEEELAQAKQQRDELSLQLQKLLLPKDPNDNKNIYLEVRAGTGGDEAAIFAGDLFKMYARYAELRRWQVEIINESYGEHGGYKEVIARLVGQGAYSRLKFESGAHRVQRVPETESQGRIHTSACTVAIMPEVDDIEAIDINSADLKVDTFRSSGAGGQHVNKTDSAIRITHLPSGIVVECQDERSQHKNRAKAMSVLQAKLLSKEQEKLVSEQAQNRKLQVGSGDRSERIRTYNYPQGRVTDHRINLTLYKLDEFMQGTLDMVIEPLINEYQAELLASLSES, encoded by the coding sequence GTGAAACCGTCCATAGCGCAAAAACTGGAGACCCTCTCCGAACGCTTTATAGAGATTAGCGCGTTACTCTCTGAGCCGGAGATTATCGCTGATCAGAACCGTTTTCGTGAGCTATCGCAAGAGTATGCGCAGCTAAAACCGGTCGTTGACTGTTTTAACAGCTACCAGCGGGCGCTTGAGGATTGCGCTACGGCCACTGAGATGTTGCGCGAGGAGGAGGCCGAGCTGCGACAGATGGCAGAGGAGGAGCTAGCGCAGGCTAAACAGCAGCGCGATGAGCTATCGCTGCAACTACAGAAGCTACTGCTCCCTAAAGACCCTAACGATAACAAAAACATCTATCTGGAGGTTCGGGCGGGAACCGGAGGCGATGAGGCAGCTATCTTCGCCGGTGATCTGTTCAAAATGTATGCCCGTTACGCCGAGCTGCGCCGCTGGCAGGTGGAGATTATTAACGAAAGCTACGGTGAACATGGGGGCTATAAAGAGGTGATCGCCCGTCTGGTCGGTCAGGGGGCCTACTCTAGGCTCAAATTTGAGTCGGGGGCCCATCGGGTGCAGCGGGTACCGGAGACCGAATCGCAGGGGCGAATCCACACATCGGCCTGTACGGTGGCGATTATGCCGGAGGTCGATGATATTGAAGCGATCGATATCAATAGCGCCGATCTAAAAGTCGATACCTTTCGCTCATCGGGGGCGGGGGGACAGCATGTCAATAAGACCGACTCGGCAATTCGAATTACCCACCTTCCTAGCGGCATTGTCGTCGAGTGCCAAGATGAGCGCTCACAACATAAAAACCGCGCCAAAGCGATGTCAGTGCTACAGGCGAAGCTGTTGAGCAAAGAGCAGGAGAAGCTCGTCTCGGAGCAGGCGCAAAATCGTAAACTACAGGTCGGTAGCGGTGATCGCTCTGAGCGGATTCGCACCTATAACTATCCGCAGGGGCGGGTGACCGACCATCGGATTAACCTAACCCTCTATAAGCTAGATGAGTTTATGCAGGGGACGCTCGATATGGTGATCGAACCGCTTATCAATGAGTACCAAGCCGAGCTGTTAGCCTCGTTGAGCGAATCGTAA
- a CDS encoding YggS family pyridoxal phosphate-dependent enzyme, with amino-acid sequence MIATPPQPLTDIRERISAAATAANRSPTTIELIAVSKRKPIDAIIAAYEAGVRHFGENRTEELVKKREALRHLPEIRWHFIGQLQSRQSEEVARYADYFHALDRLKIATRLNSHLQRLERRLPLFIQINISGEVSKSGLPCHQWQHNRQQWQQLQQFIAALAPLSQLQPMGLMTMAPLHASPAELQRLFHSMAALSAQLHQQQPELNMRHLSMGMSGDFELAIAAGATHVRIGSAIFGSRTET; translated from the coding sequence ATGATCGCCACCCCCCCACAGCCCTTAACCGATATTCGTGAGCGTATCTCTGCCGCAGCCACCGCTGCTAACCGTTCGCCGACGACGATTGAGCTGATTGCTGTCAGTAAACGAAAACCGATTGACGCCATTATCGCCGCCTATGAGGCCGGCGTGCGCCATTTCGGTGAAAATCGTACCGAAGAGCTAGTTAAAAAGCGCGAAGCGCTACGCCATCTGCCCGAGATTCGATGGCACTTTATCGGCCAGTTACAGAGTCGTCAGAGCGAAGAGGTCGCCCGTTATGCCGACTATTTTCACGCGCTAGATCGCCTAAAGATTGCTACCCGACTTAACAGCCATCTCCAACGATTGGAGCGCCGGCTGCCGCTCTTCATCCAAATTAATATCTCCGGCGAGGTGAGTAAAAGCGGCCTACCTTGTCATCAGTGGCAACACAATCGTCAGCAGTGGCAACAGCTACAGCAGTTTATTGCCGCTTTAGCGCCACTCTCCCAGCTACAGCCGATGGGGCTCATGACGATGGCTCCTCTCCACGCTTCGCCGGCGGAGCTGCAACGACTGTTTCACTCCATGGCTGCGTTATCAGCGCAGTTACACCAACAGCAACCTGAGCTCAATATGCGCCACCTCTCGATGGGTATGAGTGGCGATTTTGAACTGGCGATTGCCGCCGGAGCAACTCATGTCCGAATTGGTAGTGCTATTTTTGGTTCCAGAACAGAGACATAG
- a CDS encoding sulfur globule protein CV1: MKIRNLLAATALLTVTTASQAWWGPFDNDGYNNGWGNGWGDTMGDFFGDGAGDMDFNMNFSGRSSARTEGRGYGRGYGYGNNYYGYAPYYGYAPYYGYAPYYGQAPYGYGPYGYAPVPPAAAAPQQPAAPAAAK; this comes from the coding sequence ATGAAAATTCGTAATCTGTTAGCCGCGACGGCTCTGTTAACTGTCACTACCGCCTCCCAAGCGTGGTGGGGGCCTTTTGATAACGATGGTTATAACAATGGCTGGGGTAACGGTTGGGGCGATACCATGGGCGACTTCTTCGGTGACGGCGCTGGTGACATGGACTTTAACATGAACTTTTCAGGCCGCTCCTCTGCTCGTACTGAAGGGCGTGGCTATGGCCGCGGCTACGGCTACGGCAACAACTACTACGGTTACGCCCCTTACTACGGCTACGCCCCTTACTATGGCTACGCCCCTTACTATGGCCAGGCCCCTTACGGCTACGGCCCCTACGGTTATGCTCCGGTACCGCCAGCAGCTGCTGCCCCCCAGCAACCTGCGGCGCCTGCCGCAGCGAAGTAA
- a CDS encoding 5'-nucleotidase: MVDELKPLVIGVSSRALFDLEIEHEIFLQGSLTEYRQYQLDNEAVILAKGTAFHLVEALLRLNQLTDQRLVEVVVMSKNTPDTGLRIHNSIKHYQIDISRSAFSGGESLAPFLKAFSVDLLLTRDPRDVQTAIDTEECAAAVIYDPPQNFQPDQERIRLAFDADAVIISDDSEYIYRTEGLDTFQRHEEENEDIELRQGPFTKLVKVLSQINQQLGPERSPLKLAIVTARNTSAHVRVIKTLRQWGIIVDQAFALAGLPKEQVLQALRPHIYFDDQPAHLISASQHIPASQVPYRSDSKLKRLEQNSPINEEDN; encoded by the coding sequence GTGGTTGATGAGCTAAAGCCGCTGGTGATCGGGGTCTCGTCACGAGCGCTATTTGACCTAGAGATTGAACACGAGATATTTCTGCAAGGGAGTTTGACCGAGTATCGACAGTATCAACTCGATAATGAGGCGGTCATTCTCGCTAAGGGAACGGCGTTTCATCTAGTCGAGGCGCTGCTGCGACTCAATCAGTTGACCGATCAGCGTCTGGTGGAGGTGGTGGTGATGTCGAAAAATACCCCCGATACCGGCTTACGGATCCATAACTCGATTAAACACTATCAGATCGACATCAGTCGCTCCGCCTTCTCTGGTGGTGAGTCTCTCGCCCCCTTTTTGAAGGCCTTTAGCGTCGATCTGCTACTTACCCGCGATCCGCGCGATGTGCAGACCGCGATCGATACCGAGGAGTGCGCTGCGGCGGTGATCTACGATCCACCACAGAACTTTCAGCCCGATCAGGAGCGGATTCGGCTCGCTTTTGATGCCGATGCGGTGATTATTAGCGACGATTCGGAGTATATCTATCGCACAGAGGGGCTCGATACCTTTCAGCGCCATGAGGAGGAGAATGAGGATATCGAGCTGCGTCAGGGGCCGTTTACCAAACTAGTGAAGGTGCTATCGCAAATTAATCAGCAGCTAGGGCCGGAGCGATCACCGCTTAAGCTGGCGATTGTCACCGCCCGTAATACCTCAGCCCACGTTCGGGTGATTAAAACTTTGCGGCAGTGGGGGATTATCGTCGATCAGGCTTTTGCACTAGCCGGTCTCCCTAAAGAGCAGGTGCTACAGGCGCTCAGACCACACATCTATTTTGACGATCAGCCAGCGCACCTGATTTCGGCCTCACAGCATATTCCGGCCAGTCAGGTTCCCTATCGTTCCGACTCCAAATTGAAGAGGTTGGAGCAGAACTCCCCTATAAATGAAGAGGATAATTGA